One genomic segment of Methanobacterium sp. includes these proteins:
- a CDS encoding tRNA pseudouridine(54/55) synthase Pus10 — MNNIEYQTIEIIKITDGNICNRCLGRNFYPKISGKNNQERGQNLKNSLTLGKSLPENSKECFICENIFETLTNDVKYIINEINSSKIEFSNFLVGCRLPKEILEKEKTIWDKTGLMSESIKKEINRELGKALALNMNKEVEFENPNLVVMMDYTTGKVDLQINPLFIEGRYRKLIRGIPQTRWPCRKCRGKGCKFCDFTGKTYPESVEELIAERVIQVSKGKESRFHGAGREDIDVRMLGRGRPFVLEIKEPKIRDLNLKELTEKINKHCQGKVEVLNLQLVGKERRSGVKASSTETSKTYRAVVEVENTISNDDLKILRNLKIIQQRTPIRVSHRRADKIRTREVKEVEFKIIDSNHFELIINCEGGLYIKELISGDEDRTKPSITSLLENQATCVDLDVLEVNI; from the coding sequence ATGAATAATATCGAGTATCAAACTATTGAAATTATAAAAATTACTGATGGAAATATCTGTAATCGTTGTTTAGGTAGGAATTTCTACCCTAAAATCTCTGGAAAGAATAATCAGGAGAGAGGGCAGAATCTAAAAAATTCGTTAACCCTAGGAAAAAGCTTGCCCGAAAATAGTAAAGAATGTTTTATATGTGAAAACATCTTTGAAACTCTTACAAATGATGTAAAATACATAATCAATGAAATAAATAGTTCTAAAATCGAATTTTCAAATTTCCTTGTTGGTTGCCGTTTACCGAAAGAAATATTGGAGAAAGAAAAAACTATTTGGGACAAAACAGGCCTAATGAGTGAAAGTATAAAAAAAGAGATCAACAGAGAACTTGGTAAAGCATTAGCACTTAATATGAATAAAGAAGTAGAATTTGAGAATCCTAACTTAGTAGTGATGATGGATTATACCACCGGTAAAGTGGATCTTCAAATAAACCCACTGTTCATAGAAGGCCGATACCGTAAACTTATAAGAGGAATCCCTCAAACGAGATGGCCTTGCAGAAAATGCAGGGGTAAAGGATGCAAATTTTGCGATTTCACAGGCAAAACATACCCAGAATCAGTTGAAGAATTGATTGCTGAAAGAGTGATCCAGGTAAGCAAAGGAAAGGAATCCAGATTTCATGGTGCAGGTAGAGAAGACATTGATGTGAGAATGCTCGGTAGAGGTAGGCCCTTCGTACTAGAGATTAAAGAGCCAAAAATTCGCGATTTAAATTTGAAAGAATTAACTGAAAAAATTAATAAACATTGTCAAGGCAAAGTCGAAGTTCTTAATTTGCAACTTGTAGGAAAAGAACGTCGGAGTGGCGTAAAAGCATCTTCTACAGAAACCTCCAAGACATACCGTGCGGTGGTTGAAGTAGAAAATACCATTTCCAATGATGATTTAAAAATTCTGAGAAATTTAAAAATTATCCAGCAGAGAACACCAATTCGGGTGTCTCATCGTAGAGCAGATAAAATACGAACTCGGGAAGTAAAAGAAGTTGAATTCAAAATAATTGATTCGAATCATTTTGAACTAATAATAAATTGTGAAGGAGGATTATACATCAAAGAACTAATATCTGGGGATGAAGACCGGACAAAACCCAGTATTACCTCACTTTTAGAAAACCAAGCCACTTGTGTTGATCTGGATGTGTTAGAAGTTAATATTTAA
- a CDS encoding 50S ribosomal protein L21e — protein sequence MTQRSRGFRSKTRYKLKKSLRTGRANPITKKIQTFQENDLVHIIIDPSVHKGQPHPRFHGKTGKVAEKRGRAYIVAINDGNKAKKLIIRPEHLKIQE from the coding sequence ATGACGCAAAGATCAAGAGGTTTTAGAAGTAAAACAAGGTACAAACTTAAAAAGAGTTTAAGAACAGGAAGAGCCAACCCCATAACAAAAAAAATCCAGACCTTCCAGGAAAATGATCTGGTTCACATAATCATTGACCCCAGTGTTCACAAAGGACAACCACACCCCCGTTTCCATGGGAAAACCGGCAAAGTGGCAGAAAAAAGGGGTCGTGCATACATTGTTGCAATAAATGATGGAAATAAGGCCAAAAAACTAATTATAAGACCTGAACATCTTAAAATACAAGAGTGA